In a genomic window of Nomascus leucogenys isolate Asia chromosome 4, Asia_NLE_v1, whole genome shotgun sequence:
- the TSSC4 gene encoding protein TSSC4 has product MAEAGTGEPSPSVEGEHRTEYDTLPSDTVSLSDSDSDLSLPGGAEVEALSPMGLPEEEDSGPDEPPSPPSGLLPATVQPFHLRGMSSTFSQRSRDIFDCLEGAARRAPSSVAHSSMSDNGGFKRPLAPSGRSPVEGLGRAHRSPASPRVPPVPDYVAHPERWTKYSLEDVTEVSEQSNQAAALAFLGSQSLAAPTDCVSFNQDPSSCGEGRVIFTKPVRGVEARHGRKRVLGKVGEPGRGGLGNPATDRDESSVELAHLAGPGSPEAEEWGSPHGGLQEVEALPGPVHSGSVPGLPPVETVGFHGSRKRSRDHFRNKGSSAEDPGAEV; this is encoded by the coding sequence ATGGCTGAGGCAGGGACAGGTGAGCCATCCCCCAGCGTGGAGGGCGAGCACCGGACGGAGTATGACACACTGCCTTCCGACACAGTCTCCCTCAGTGACTCGGATTCTGACCTCAGCTTGCCCGGTGGTGCTGAAGTGGAAGCACTGTCCCCGATGGGGCTGCCTGAGGAGGAGGATTCAGGTCCTGATGAGCCGCCCTCACCCCCATCAGGCCTCCTCCCAGCCACGGTGCAGCCATTCCATCTGAGAGGCATGAGCTCCACCTTCTCCCAGCGCAGCCGTGACATCTTTGACTGCCTGGAGGGGGCGGCCAGACGGGCTCCATCCTCTGTGGcccactccagcatgagtgacaatGGAGGCTTCAAGCGGCCCCTGGCGCCCTCAGGCCGGTCTCCAGTGGAAGGCCTGGGCAGGGCCCATCGAAGCCCTGCCTCCCCAAGGGTGCCTCCGGTCCCCGACTACGTGGCACACCCCGAGCGCTGGACCAAGTACAGCCTGGAAGATGTGACTGAGGTCAGCGAGCAGAGCAATCAGGCCGCTGCCCTGGCCTTCCTGGGCTCCCAGAGCCTGGCTGCCCCCACTGACTGCGTGTCCTTCAACCAGGACCCCTCcagctgtggggaggggagggtcaTCTTCACCAAACCAGTCCGAGGGGTCGAAGCCAGACACGGGAGGAAGAGAGTCCTGGGGAAGGTGGGAGAGCCGGGTAGGGGTGGCCTTGGGAATCCTGCCACAGACAGGGACGAGAGCTCTGTGGAGCTGGCCCATCTGGCCGGGCCCGGGAGCCCAGAGGCTGAGGAGTGGGGCAGCCCCCATGGGGGcctgcaggaggtggaggcactGCCAGGTCCTGTCCACAGTGGGTCTGTGCCAGGTCTCCCGCCGGTGGAGACTGTTGGCTTCCATGGCAGCAGGAAGCGGAGTCGAGACCACTTCCGGAACAAGGGCAGCAGCGCCGAGGACCCAGGTGCTGAGGTGTGA
- the CD81 gene encoding CD81 antigen, with the protein MGVEGCTKCIKYLLFVFNFVFWLAGGVILGVALWLRHDPQTTNLLYLELGDKPAPNTFYVGIYILIAVGAVMMFVGFLGCYGAIQESQCLLGTFFTCLVILFACEVAAGIWGFVNKDQIAKDVKQFYDQALQQAVVDDDANNAKAVVKTFHETLDCCGSSTLTALTTSVLKNNLCPSGSNIISNLFKEDCHQKIDDLFSGKLYLIGIAAIVVAVIMIFEMILSMVLCCGIRNSSVY; encoded by the exons CTGGCTGGAGGCGTGATCCTGGGTGTGGCCCTGTGGCTCCGCCATGACCCGCAGACCACCAACCTCCTGTATCTGGAGCTGGGAGACAAGCCCGCGCCCAACACCTTCTACGTAG GCATCTACATCCTCATTGCTGTGGGTGCTGTGATGATGTTCGTTGGCTTCCTGGGCTGCTACGGGGCCATCCAGGAATCCCAATGCCTGCTGGGGACG TTCTTCACCTGCCTGGTCATCCTGTTTGCCTGTGAGGTGGCCGCCGGCATCTGGGGCTTTGTCAACAAGGACCAG ATCGCCAAGGATGTGAAGCAGTTCTATGACCAGGCCCTACAGCAGGCTGTGGTGGATGACGACGCCAACAACGCCAAGGCCGTGGTGAAGACCTTCCACGAGACG CTCGACTGCTGTGGCTCCAGCACACTGACTGCTCTGACCACCTCAGTGCTCAAGAACAACTTGTGTCCCTCGGGCAGCAACATCATCAGCAACCTCTTCAAG GAGGACTGCCACCAGAAGATCGACGACCTCTTCTCCGGGAAGTTGTACCTCATCGGCATTGCTGCCATCGTGGTCGCCGTGATCATG ATCTTCGAGATGATCCTCAGCATGGTGCTGTGCTGTGGCATCCGGAACAGCTCCGTGTACTGA